The Helicoverpa armigera isolate CAAS_96S chromosome 15, ASM3070526v1, whole genome shotgun sequence genomic interval CAGAAACCTGTCGTATAGATAGAAACCAAATAGTTTATAGTTGCATCAAGTAAAGTGCCTATATTGTGTTACGAGTGGTACATTTATGGCCAGTTTCATccgttactgataaagtctcagGAACTTATCTGATAGATAAACTataagttttggtttaacaTGCCTCGGATGGCAATATCTGGTAGATAGCATTAGTTATTGGATGACTAAGTGACACGTTACTGGGGCGCGGTGAAGCGGAGccacggagcaaggaaagatgagcgaatgcaggtaggtcaggtgtctttttctaggtcaaatataCCGGatggcatgaccaaaacgatcagttaagagtgaactaacgaggcgttcgggttttaTGAGAtgtctgtcaacgatttttggtaataaaaaaaccagTCCAAAAAAGCGTATAAATGTGAAGACAGTGACGTTCCTCTTCCAcacacccgtattttggcgcgctactttcttagggaTCTATCAGACGGAGAGCGGTCAGGCGTCGAGCTCTATTACTACTACTTCTACTTGACCGACGCGGTCAGGATGTCTCCTGTGTGACTACTATGTAACGTAATATGACACAAATAACGCAAAACTGACCGCTCCCTGTCTGATAGATCCCTTAAGCTGTGTCTACGCTAGGAGAGCCGAGCACGAGCTGAGCACGAGCCGAACACAATTCGTCTAGTGTGGACCAACGCGCGCGCTGCGAGCATTTCGTTCGTGGTCGGCTGTGTTCCGTCTGTTGTCGGTTTTTGACGAACACAAAGGGATTTGCTAACGGTGATCGTTGTAGGGTCGTTGTACGTCCACACTTGACGCCGAGAACGGCTGTGCTTGTGcttcgctcgtgctcggttcgtctctagcaagagctaaaaggtaaacaaagaatgacagtttttcaagatggcggtataacccgaccgatgacaaaatcacagatactgcgaacattttacacaaaaatgtgacgttttgtcataggtcgggttataccgccatcttgaaaaagtgtcattctttgtttaccttttagctcttgcttccgtggatagagtatagcgTAGACCCGCCTTTAGGAGATGTTCACTTGCACTAGTGGTTTAGTCCTGCTGTGGTAGGACGAGGGCATGTATctccagcgcggcggcggtggcggcgaGCGGCTGCCGGCACAGCTGCGCGTGCTGCcagcccgcgcccgcgccgcccgccagcCGCGCCGACACCACCAGCGACACGCACGCCCGCAGCGACACGCCGCGCTCTGggacacaaacaaacacaataacCATGGCGACACAGTTCaaaaattatctatactaatattataaagaggaaaactttttttttttataaataatgccgggacatttttcacacacggtcggttagccccacggtaagttattaattaacttgtgttatgggtgctaacacaactgataaactacatatagctacatatttataaatacatattataacacccagaccacggccaacaagcatgctcatcacacaaatgtcgaccgaaccgagaatcgaacccgggacctcaggttcggcagtccggcatggtgaccattgcgccatcgaggtcgtcaaagtttcagtctttgtttgtttggttgtaatggatgactcaaaaactattggatcgattttaaatattctttcaccattagaaagctattttatctgcgagtaacataggctatattttatcccggtgcgggcagtagctcccacgggacgcggatgaaaccgcgggaaaacggctagtagtttataaaaccattatttagaaaatgagcaaatcacgtttgttgtatgggagctcctcaaaatatttattttattctagttttcagtatttgttgctatagcggcaacagaaatacataggtacatcatctgtgaaaatttcaactctcaactatcacggttcaagagatacagcctggtgacagacggatggacggacggacagaggagcgaaaacaatagggtcccgatttactctttgggtacggaaccctaaaaatagtagcatgtaatttaatgtataaaatagtaGCGTAGTGTAAAAAATAGTAGCATATAATTGAAATGTAACTCACTCAACAGTTCTGGGCTAAAGTCGACGGTTTCCGGTTTGTTGTCGTCATACTGTATAGTCCAGGTTATAGTGCCGCTGCTGACGATGTGCGTGTGCATGCGCATGCGCAGCTGCGTGAGGCGCAGCCCCGCGCCCGCGCGGAGCCGCCATGATACGCCGCCCGTAGCCGCACCCTCTGACACACAGGACATATCAATAAATCTCGTCTCATATCGCGTATCGTATCATATCATCGCATAtgaaaaaaacttatttcaaaCAACAGacaaattgatttaaataataataatcaggcagtttcttttttatatttttaaatatttattgtttgtgaatgtttaaaaatgtaaaaaatatgtcattaaatatcatcatctcccgagcttttttccccaactatgttggggtcagcttccagtctaaccagaagCGGCTAagtaccagtggtttacatGGAGCGaaggcctatctgacctcctccacccagttacccgggcaacccaatgcctgttgtgtcagacttactggtttctacattgaacatctttggcagtcgttacgggtagtcagcagccagtaagtctgaaaccAGTTTACCAAggcgtattgggttgctcgggttactgggttgaggaggtcagataggcagtcgcttcttgaaaAACACTGGTCACCAGCTACATCTGGTGAAACTGGTAGCCGACCaaaacatagctgggaaaaggctcggtaggTGATGAATCAGGCAGATTTCACTTTCCCATTACTCGGTTAAGATGGTTAAAAGTATTATGTTCGTGATAGACACCAATATCCTAAACATATCATGTAAAATGCTTGCAAATCCACAGACATTTGATTCTTTTCTCTTATATTCTTTAGCACGTGTTAATGGTACAAAGGGCGAATAAAAGAATCACCTCTAAATTCGGAACAAATTCTTTAGAAGTAAGTACGTCCAAGTAACACATACCTTCTCTAGCCAGATACACCATCTTCCAATCGTGTTCAACTTTTCTGAACACCTTATCTACTTTATAAACTCCTGAGCTCCACTTAGGCAGGCGGAGTATTTCTTGGCCGTCTGACGTCAGACTGTAGAGGTCAGACGCGGCGTAGTAGCGCAGTTCGCAGGCCCCGAGGCGGTTGAGGTCCCAGGTGTGGGGCCTGAAGCGGGGGCCCGTCTCGCCGCGCTCCGAGCGCCACTGCAGGGACCCTGATAGACGCCCGTCACACTCGTAGTCTTTCGGCTCCCTGGATTTGTTAAATTGTTAGTGGGAATTGTGTAATGAATTTCATAGGAGTATGTCCGAcatgctagtccgtggtctctaCTCCAGCACTTTTCTACCCGATCGGCCATCTACTCTGCCagcaatatggccagcccattgccacttcaacttgctaatccggtgggctatatcgccACACCACACACGGTATCACAGGTGTTTTAGGTAGATTACTTTAAGTTCAGCATATCTCACCGCTCAATCGGTATGCAAATTTTAAGTACACGGCACTGGTAGACAGATGCAGTCCTCCTGGTCAGGTGGCGTCTCCTGGCGTCCGACACCTGTCTCTGGCGATGTTCCCTGCATGACGCTACTAGACTGTGTGACAGACGCACCTCTCCTGCATCAGTTGGACGAGCTCCTGCAGCGTCCTCCTGGTCAGGTGGCGTCTCCTGGCGTCCGACACCTGTCTCTGGCGATGTTCCCTCAGCGCCAGGATGCAGGCCACCAGCTCATCTTCCGTACACTCCGTACGGCGTTTCAGCACCTTAAGGAatgttatacatatacataattacaGATCATCTTTTTGAACATACATATAATACCAGTCTTacgaaggggtattgggttgcccgggtaactgggttaaggaggtcggataggcagttgctctttgtaagacactggtaatcagctgcatccggctagactggaagccgaccccaacttagttgggaaaaaggctaggcagatgatgagatgatgaatctacatattatttatctatacatattttataaatgctaGCTGATTCCTCACGGTTGTACCATAAGACGGCCGAAGGGGATCATATACATAtcacatttcatttaaatcaattttctGAATTTCTTGGGTCTCGGCTCAAagggctcgttttttttttaacttggcaATGGTACACTCACGAagtaggtacaacgccatctgtcACTTTCTtgggaactatttttttttattctcaaaaaggTAACCTCCCACTGAGTGTGCTTGcagaaaactaaattattattctcCTGTACAGTTCTAGTGTGGCcaccttttctaagtttgtatgtactttctaagtatatcttagacaccaatgactgtgtttcggatggcaagttaaactgcaggtcccggctgtcattgaacatccttggcagtcgttacgggtagtcagaagccagtaagtctgacaccagtctaaccccttatattgggttgcccaggtaactgggttgagggggtcagatagggcagtcgctccttgtaaagcactggtactcagctacatttggttagactggaagccgaccccaacttagttcgggaaaaaggctcgggggatgaggatgatgagttCTAGTGAGGTCATCAGTGATACTGACCTCCTTATGGTCCATGGTGTACCTCCAGGTGACGTCCTGCAGGTCGTCCCTGGAGACGGCGATGACGTAGGACAGCTTCTTGCCCCAGCCGTGGCAGTACATGAGCGGCGCGTTCAGCTTGCCCTCGCACGGGTCCGCGTGCAGCCACGTGTTCGAGTCGTAGTCGAACACCTGTTATACgttcacatttatatttaattataaattataaaaaaatatttaagttttatttattaattttaaaaagaggaaatatttgtatttttgtttgtcacaaaatagtaaaacaaagtcgctttttagggttccgtacccaaagggtaaaacgggaccctttTGTTTTcgctctgtccgtccgtctgtcaccaggctgtatcatGCTAGTtagtgatagttagagagttgaaattgttgctgaaaacaacaataaaataaatcttttgggggctcccatactcCCATACAAACGtgtttttgtttgcaattttatttttattttaaataatggtacggaaaccttcgtgcgtgagtccgactcgcacttggccggtttttctgtccctatgtccttttgtatgtttttttttttattagataatgtttcaagaggaaggtttatttatatatgtataataacatacataacGTAGTGGGGACGTACTGTTATACCGCGCGAAGTCGGGGCAGGTCGCTAGtatattgtaaagaaaaaaaattgttttgtttgtaatggatgaaCTCAAAAGCTACTGGATCGATTTTGTTAATTctatcactgttggaaagctacattcttcccgaGCTAAAAGTATTCTACACTATTTTTTGTGACTCCTCTTGCTGTAGGTGCTAAGAGCCTGACACTGacagactaaaacccaccatgttccttctgaagcccttaatgtaccagggcagcTGTAACTTT includes:
- the LOC110379735 gene encoding peptide-N(4)-(N-acetyl-beta-glucosaminyl)asparagine amidase → MEDMARLAVVEQSVRDMEKYNKILYELLRHISNILENPHDYEVRVIRNGILLEMLRYEAFKEYLRYVGFRRVGADITYPQEQTLSNLRMSQAAIERKIWFCYGALDMRTLVTSTRKPKTTALKPANILTTKCSLLLKIQRLFNEVLVYEDEELLEQARDQIPIVQLQLKALDRVREVQRLIKTGEIKTPDLPFDIALLMELLAWFKHQYFTWVDQPKCAGCGGKTTFRDNFTITTNGETTKMEVYDCLACGVGAKFVRYNDPRTLLETRRGRCGEWANCFTLLCRSLGYDTRFVYDVTDHVWCEVFDYDSNTWLHADPCEGKLNAPLMYCHGWGKKLSYVIAVSRDDLQDVTWRYTMDHKEVLKRRTECTEDELVACILALREHRQRQVSDARRRHLTRRTLQELVQLMQEREPKDYECDGRLSGSLQWRSERGETGPRFRPHTWDLNRLGACELRYYAASDLYSLTSDGQEILRLPKWSSGVYKVDKVFRKVEHDWKMVYLAREEGAATGGVSWRLRAGAGLRLTQLRMRMHTHIVSSGTITWTIQYDDNKPETVDFSPELLKRGVSLRACVSLVVSARLAGGAGAGWQHAQLCRQPLAATAAALEIHALVLPQQD